In a single window of the Bacillus clarus genome:
- a CDS encoding metal ABC transporter permease, whose protein sequence is MIQDFLQYDFLRNSLYAGILIGLVAPLIGVFVVIRRLSLIADALSHVTLSGIAASLLLEKTIFTGGFLNPLYMGMIFSIGGALLIEKLRTVYKHYQELAIPIILSAGMGIGVIFISLANGFNTDLFSYLFGSVSAVTSADLVIIGIVAIVVIATIILLYKELFLLSFDEEYAISTGLRAKWIHFIFIILVALVIAVSMRVVGVLLVSSLMTLPVAASIRIAKGFKQTIFFSILFGEIAVIGGMFASYQLDLAPGGTIVMLAVLILIGAILWKKKKTA, encoded by the coding sequence ATGATACAGGATTTTTTACAATATGATTTTTTACGTAATTCTTTATACGCTGGCATTTTAATAGGGCTTGTTGCCCCGCTTATCGGTGTGTTTGTTGTAATTCGTCGGTTATCGCTTATTGCAGATGCATTAAGTCATGTGACTTTATCAGGTATTGCAGCCAGTTTATTACTTGAAAAAACCATCTTTACAGGTGGATTTTTAAATCCATTATATATGGGAATGATTTTTTCAATTGGTGGAGCTTTGCTAATTGAAAAATTGCGAACTGTATATAAACATTATCAAGAATTAGCAATTCCGATTATTCTTTCAGCAGGTATGGGGATTGGTGTTATCTTCATTTCGCTTGCGAATGGATTTAATACAGATTTATTTAGTTATTTATTTGGTAGTGTAAGTGCTGTAACAAGCGCAGATTTAGTTATTATTGGTATTGTAGCGATTGTCGTTATTGCAACAATTATTTTATTGTACAAAGAGTTATTTTTACTATCATTTGATGAGGAGTATGCTATATCAACGGGCCTACGTGCAAAATGGATTCACTTTATTTTCATCATTTTAGTTGCACTTGTAATAGCAGTATCGATGCGTGTTGTAGGGGTTCTTCTCGTATCATCTTTAATGACATTACCAGTTGCAGCCAGTATCCGTATTGCCAAAGGCTTTAAACAAACAATTTTCTTTTCCATTTTATTTGGTGAAATTGCTGTAATAGGTGGAATGTTTGCTTCGTATCAACTTGATTTAGCTCCAGGTGGTACAATTGTTATGCTAGCGGTTCTTATTTTAATCGGTGCAATTTTATGGAAGAAGAAAAAAACTGCATAA
- a CDS encoding metal ABC transporter ATP-binding protein, with the protein MNNILEIEGLTFRYEDRNVLEDINLQVPKGAFLGLVGPNGSGKSTLLKCLLGVLKPKQGNIRLFGIDSKKFKEWNKVGYVSQKANSFNSGFPATVFEVVSMGLVSKKGLFRFLTKDDKAKVEKAIADVGMSEFQGRNIGELSGGQQQRVFIARALVSNPELLILDEPTVGIDVKNVESFYEILEDLNKKLGITLILVTHDMGAVTEKVTHVACLNQHLHFHGNVEKFRELEDAEMSILYGHHVHRLEHEHEHHGRI; encoded by the coding sequence ATGAATAATATATTGGAAATAGAAGGACTGACATTTCGATATGAAGATCGGAATGTGTTAGAGGATATTAATTTGCAAGTTCCGAAGGGAGCTTTTTTAGGTTTAGTTGGACCAAATGGTTCAGGGAAATCAACTTTGTTGAAATGTCTATTAGGTGTTTTAAAGCCGAAGCAAGGAAATATTCGGTTGTTTGGTATTGATAGTAAGAAATTTAAAGAGTGGAATAAAGTTGGTTATGTATCACAAAAGGCGAACAGTTTTAATTCGGGTTTTCCAGCAACAGTTTTTGAAGTCGTTTCAATGGGGCTCGTTTCTAAAAAAGGTCTTTTTCGCTTTTTAACGAAAGACGATAAAGCGAAAGTTGAAAAAGCAATTGCTGATGTAGGTATGAGTGAATTTCAAGGGCGTAACATCGGAGAGTTATCTGGTGGACAACAACAGCGTGTATTTATTGCGCGTGCGCTTGTTAGTAACCCTGAATTACTTATTTTAGACGAGCCTACTGTTGGTATTGATGTAAAGAATGTTGAAAGCTTTTATGAAATACTAGAGGATTTAAACAAAAAGTTAGGAATCACATTGATTTTGGTTACTCATGATATGGGAGCTGTTACAGAAAAAGTAACACATGTTGCATGTTTAAATCAGCATCTACATTTCCATGGAAATGTAGAAAAATTCCGAGAGTTAGAAGATGCAGAAATGTCTATTTTATATGGGCATCATGTTCATCGTTTAGAACACGAACATGAGCATCACGGGAGGATATAA
- a CDS encoding YitT family protein: protein MEKKEHRKESVIHLIYRLVMIVFGAACAAVAIELFLMPNKIIDGGIIGVSLILDYLTPNIWWLSFSTLVVILNIPFMYSGYKQIGKTFMLSSAFAIVALAFIESTLHSFKPFTTEPILATVFGGLILGIGVGLVIRHGGSLDGTEIMGILLTKKLPFSVGEFVMFVNLFIFAWAAFVFGVEQAMYSVMTYYIAFKTIDTVIQGLDETKAVLIVSDHYEEVSNAILHRLGRGTTKLVAKGGYTDKEKEVIYAVVTRLEVTKLKSIVHEIDENAFVTIMNTQETNGGKFKSAIH from the coding sequence ATGGAAAAAAAAGAACATCGAAAAGAAAGTGTTATTCATCTTATATATCGTTTAGTCATGATTGTCTTTGGGGCAGCATGTGCAGCGGTAGCAATTGAACTATTTTTAATGCCAAATAAAATTATTGATGGTGGAATTATTGGTGTTTCTCTTATATTAGATTATCTTACTCCTAACATTTGGTGGTTAAGTTTTTCTACTTTAGTTGTTATCCTCAACATTCCGTTTATGTACTCTGGATATAAACAAATCGGGAAAACATTTATGTTATCTTCAGCATTCGCAATTGTCGCTTTAGCATTTATTGAGTCAACATTACATTCGTTTAAACCATTTACAACCGAGCCGATTTTAGCGACTGTTTTTGGTGGTCTTATTTTAGGGATCGGTGTAGGGCTCGTTATCCGTCATGGTGGTTCGTTAGATGGAACAGAGATTATGGGTATTTTATTAACGAAAAAGTTACCGTTTTCTGTTGGTGAATTTGTAATGTTTGTGAACTTATTCATTTTTGCATGGGCAGCATTTGTATTTGGTGTTGAACAAGCAATGTATTCTGTTATGACATACTATATCGCGTTCAAAACAATTGATACGGTAATTCAAGGATTAGATGAAACGAAAGCAGTTTTAATTGTATCAGATCACTACGAGGAAGTATCGAATGCAATTTTACATCGCCTTGGTCGTGGAACAACAAAACTTGTTGCTAAAGGCGGTTATACTGATAAAGAAAAAGAAGTTATTTATGCAGTTGTAACACGTCTTGAAGTAACAAAGTTAAAATCGATTGTGCATGAAATTGATGAAAATGCGTTTGTTACAATTATGAACACGCAAGAGACGAACGGTGGTAAATTTAAATCAGCAATCCACTAA
- a CDS encoding DUF2624 domain-containing protein, whose amino-acid sequence MNLIKQIVNKKLNHISTKELLKYSKDYEVPITTEQADQIVLLMKGKNINIYDNGERLELLKKIAKVTSPTTAQQVNTLFQQLLK is encoded by the coding sequence ATGAACCTCATTAAGCAAATTGTAAACAAAAAATTAAATCACATTTCCACAAAAGAATTATTGAAATATAGTAAAGACTACGAAGTTCCCATTACAACTGAACAAGCGGATCAAATTGTGTTACTTATGAAAGGAAAAAATATTAACATTTACGATAACGGTGAACGACTTGAATTGCTAAAAAAAATCGCGAAAGTAACATCCCCAACTACCGCTCAGCAGGTAAATACTTTATTTCAACAATTATTAAAATAA
- a CDS encoding deoxyribonuclease IV, whose product MLKIGSHVSMSGKKMLLAASEEAVSYGATTFMIYTGAPQNTRRKPIEDLNIEAGRKHMDLHGIEEIIVHAPYIINVGNTTKPETFQLGVDFLRMEIERTAALGVAKQIVLHPGAHVGAGAEAGIQQIIKGLNEVLTPEQTVNIALETMAGKGTECGRSFDEIAKIIDGVKYNEKLSVCFDTCHTHDAGYDIVNDFDGVLNEFDKIVGIDRLQVLHINDSKNVRGAGKDRHENIGFGHIGYKALHHIVHHPQLQHVPKILETPYVGEDKKDKKPPYKFEIEMLKNGTFNEGLLEEIKAQ is encoded by the coding sequence ATGTTAAAGATTGGATCTCATGTTTCAATGAGTGGTAAGAAGATGTTATTAGCAGCAAGTGAAGAGGCTGTTTCATATGGTGCGACAACGTTTATGATTTATACAGGTGCACCACAAAATACGAGAAGAAAACCAATTGAAGATTTAAATATAGAAGCAGGAAGAAAACATATGGATTTGCATGGCATTGAAGAAATTATTGTCCATGCTCCATACATTATTAATGTTGGTAATACAACAAAGCCTGAAACGTTCCAATTAGGTGTTGATTTCCTTCGTATGGAAATCGAAAGAACAGCAGCCTTAGGAGTGGCGAAACAAATCGTTCTTCATCCAGGTGCTCACGTTGGAGCAGGTGCTGAAGCTGGTATTCAACAAATTATCAAAGGGCTAAATGAAGTGTTAACACCAGAACAAACAGTTAATATTGCTTTAGAGACAATGGCCGGAAAAGGTACTGAATGTGGTCGCAGCTTCGATGAAATTGCAAAGATTATTGACGGTGTAAAATATAATGAAAAGCTATCTGTATGTTTTGATACATGCCATACACATGATGCAGGTTATGACATCGTAAATGATTTTGATGGCGTATTAAACGAATTTGATAAGATTGTTGGAATTGATCGTTTACAAGTATTGCATATTAACGATAGTAAAAATGTGCGCGGCGCAGGGAAAGACCGTCATGAAAATATCGGTTTTGGTCATATTGGTTATAAGGCACTGCATCATATTGTGCATCATCCGCAACTGCAACATGTACCAAAAATTCTTGAAACACCGTATGTAGGTGAAGATAAAAAAGACAAAAAGCCACCATATAAATTTGAAATTGAAATGTTAAAGAATGGAACATTTAATGAGGGGCTTCTTGAAGAAATTAAAGCGCAATAA
- a CDS encoding DEAD/DEAH box helicase, translating into MTLQTFTQYDFKPFLIDAVRDLRFSEPTEIQKKIFPVVKKGVSVIGQSQTGSGKTHAYLLPTLNRIDASREEVQLVITAPTRELAQQIYQEIVKLTKFCTEEQMITARCLIGGTDKQRSIEKLKKQPHIVVGTPGRIKDLVEEQALFVHKANTIIVDEADLMLDMGFIQDVDKIAARMPKNLQMLVFSATIPQKLKPFLKKYMENPEHIHINPKQVAAGNIEHYLVPSRHRNKIDLVQKMLLQFKPYLAIVFTNTKKMADQVANGLTERGLKVGRIHGDLSPRDRKKMMKQIRDLEFQYIVATDLAARGIDIEGISHVINYELPSDLDFFVHRVGRTARAGYSGIAVTIYDPANEEALDHLEKQRNIEFKHVDLRGDEWADLGDRRRRKSRKKPNDELDIMATKVVKKPKKVKPNYKRKLATEREKVKKKYSNKKR; encoded by the coding sequence ATGACACTACAAACTTTTACACAGTATGATTTTAAACCATTTTTAATAGATGCAGTTCGTGACCTACGCTTTTCGGAGCCGACAGAAATTCAAAAGAAAATTTTCCCGGTCGTGAAAAAAGGTGTGAGTGTAATTGGACAATCTCAAACAGGTTCTGGGAAAACACATGCATACTTACTTCCTACGTTAAATAGAATCGATGCAAGTCGTGAAGAAGTACAACTTGTTATTACAGCGCCTACTCGTGAGTTAGCACAACAAATTTACCAAGAAATCGTGAAATTAACAAAGTTCTGTACGGAAGAGCAAATGATTACAGCACGGTGTTTAATTGGTGGTACAGATAAACAACGATCAATTGAAAAGTTGAAAAAACAACCTCATATTGTAGTTGGAACACCAGGACGTATTAAAGACTTAGTAGAAGAACAAGCGTTATTTGTTCATAAAGCAAATACTATTATTGTCGATGAAGCAGACTTAATGCTTGATATGGGATTCATTCAAGATGTAGATAAAATTGCAGCACGCATGCCTAAAAACCTGCAAATGTTAGTTTTCTCTGCAACAATTCCTCAAAAACTAAAACCGTTTCTGAAGAAATATATGGAGAACCCAGAACATATTCATATTAATCCAAAACAAGTTGCAGCAGGAAATATTGAGCATTATTTAGTACCTTCTAGACATCGTAACAAAATTGATTTAGTGCAAAAGATGTTGCTTCAATTTAAGCCATACTTAGCAATTGTTTTTACTAACACAAAGAAGATGGCAGACCAAGTTGCAAATGGATTAACGGAACGTGGCCTAAAAGTTGGACGAATTCACGGAGATTTATCTCCGCGCGATCGTAAAAAAATGATGAAACAAATTCGTGACCTTGAATTCCAATATATCGTTGCGACAGATTTAGCGGCACGTGGTATCGATATTGAAGGGATTAGTCATGTTATTAACTATGAACTTCCATCAGACTTAGATTTCTTCGTTCACCGCGTTGGAAGAACAGCACGTGCAGGTTATTCAGGTATTGCAGTGACGATTTATGATCCAGCAAACGAAGAAGCATTAGATCACTTAGAAAAACAACGTAATATTGAGTTTAAGCATGTAGATTTACGCGGAGATGAGTGGGCGGATTTAGGTGACCGTCGTCGTCGTAAGAGCCGTAAAAAACCAAATGATGAACTAGATATTATGGCAACGAAAGTCGTTAAAAAACCGAAAAAAGTAAAACCGAATTATAAGAGAAAACTTGCAACAGAACGTGAAAAAGTGAAGAAGAAATATAGCAATAAAAAAAGATAA
- the vrrA gene encoding VrrA/YqfQ family protein, which produces MYPKPPMQQMYSGQRHQPYTPYPIPQLPPMAQKKKGFLSKLFKKHDPTEPFMQMVPPYRQMEGPPMMHQPQPPSQYQFQQQYQQQYQPYMQQPQQMYEANEMRGGTAATSGGSGGIGSFFSNFLSNPTGMINNIEKVAQVAQSVGPVVEQYGPIVRSIPSIVKILTSGKGEAETPKKEETEEVEVITPPSPPKKKKRKKIIIEPVVEKELPKEKIPPIVTKPKLYV; this is translated from the coding sequence ATGTATCCGAAACCCCCTATGCAGCAAATGTATTCTGGGCAAAGGCACCAGCCTTATACACCTTATCCCATTCCACAACTACCACCGATGGCACAAAAAAAGAAAGGTTTTCTCTCTAAACTGTTTAAAAAACATGACCCCACCGAGCCCTTCATGCAAATGGTTCCTCCCTATCGCCAAATGGAGGGACCACCGATGATGCACCAACCGCAACCACCGTCTCAATATCAATTTCAGCAGCAATATCAACAACAGTATCAACCATACATGCAGCAGCCACAACAAATGTATGAAGCAAATGAAATGCGCGGAGGAACAGCAGCCACGTCTGGTGGCAGTGGTGGTATCGGGAGCTTTTTTTCCAACTTTCTCTCCAATCCGACCGGCATGATAAATAACATTGAAAAAGTTGCCCAAGTCGCTCAATCTGTCGGGCCTGTTGTAGAGCAATACGGTCCTATCGTTCGGAGTATACCAAGTATCGTAAAGATTCTCACCTCTGGCAAAGGTGAAGCAGAAACACCTAAGAAAGAAGAGACTGAAGAGGTGGAAGTAATCACTCCCCCCTCTCCTCCTAAAAAGAAAAAAAGAAAAAAAATTATTATAGAACCAGTCGTCGAAAAAGAATTACCGAAAGAGAAGATTCCACCTATAGTAACAAAACCAAAACTATATGTGTAA
- a CDS encoding 4-hydroxy-3-methylbut-2-enyl diphosphate reductase: MKIVKISPRGYCYGVVDAMVIARNAALDKSLPRPIYILGMIVHNKHVTDAFEEDGIITLDGPSRLDILDQIDSGTVIFTAHGVSPEVKQRAKEKGLTTIDATCPDVTKTHDLIEAKKAEGYHVIYIGKKNHPEPEGAVGIAPDIVHLIERADDLETLEIPTDKILVTNQTTMSQWDVQHLMEDIQKKFPTAEFHKEICLATQVRQEAVAKQADVADLTIVVGDPKSNNSNRLAQVSEEIAGTKAYRVADVSEIQLEWLQGIENVAITAGASTPTPITKEVIAFLEQYDPMNPATWERKRNVPLQKILPRVKVKKTQ, encoded by the coding sequence ATGAAAATTGTTAAAATTTCCCCTCGTGGTTATTGCTACGGTGTTGTCGATGCAATGGTAATTGCCCGTAACGCTGCATTAGATAAATCATTACCGAGACCTATTTATATTTTAGGTATGATTGTTCACAATAAACATGTTACAGACGCTTTTGAAGAAGATGGAATCATTACGTTAGACGGACCAAGTCGTTTAGATATTTTAGATCAAATCGATTCTGGAACTGTTATTTTCACTGCACATGGCGTTTCACCAGAAGTGAAACAACGTGCAAAAGAAAAAGGTTTAACGACAATCGATGCAACTTGTCCAGATGTTACAAAAACACATGACCTTATTGAAGCAAAGAAAGCTGAAGGATACCATGTCATTTATATCGGCAAAAAAAACCATCCAGAACCAGAAGGCGCGGTTGGTATTGCACCTGATATCGTTCATCTTATCGAAAGAGCTGATGATTTAGAAACATTAGAAATCCCAACAGATAAAATTTTAGTTACGAATCAAACAACAATGAGTCAATGGGATGTTCAACATTTAATGGAGGACATTCAGAAAAAATTTCCAACAGCAGAATTCCATAAGGAAATTTGTTTAGCAACTCAAGTTCGCCAAGAAGCTGTTGCTAAACAAGCGGATGTTGCAGACTTAACAATAGTTGTTGGCGATCCGAAAAGTAATAACTCAAATCGCTTAGCACAAGTATCAGAGGAAATCGCTGGTACAAAAGCATACCGCGTCGCAGATGTAAGCGAAATTCAGCTAGAATGGCTACAGGGTATTGAAAATGTCGCAATTACAGCCGGTGCTTCTACACCAACACCAATTACGAAAGAAGTAATCGCCTTTTTAGAGCAATACGATCCGATGAATCCCGCTACTTGGGAGAGAAAACGAAACGTACCACTTCAAAAGATTTTACCGCGTGTAAAAGTAAAAAAAACACAATAA
- a CDS encoding Nif3-like dinuclear metal center hexameric protein encodes MSKIPNGHEIISLFESMYPKHLAMEGDKIGLQIGALNKPVQHVLIALDVTEEVVDEAIQLGANVIIAHHPLIFNPLKAIHTDKAYGRIIETCIKNDIAVYAAHTNVDVAKGGVNDLLADALGLQNTEVLAPTYAEEMKKIVVFVPVTHAEEVRKALGDVGAGHIGNYSHCTFSSEGAGTFVPQEGTNPYIGETGQLERVEEVRIETIIPASLQRTVMKAMLAAHPYEEVAYDVYPLDNKGETLGLGKIGYLQEEMTLGQFAEHVKQSLDVKGARVVGKLDDKVRKVAVLGGDGNKYINQAKFKGADVYVTGDMYYHVAHDAMMLGLNIVDPGHNVEKVMKQGVQKQLQEKVDAKKFNVQIHASQLHTDPFTFV; translated from the coding sequence ATGAGTAAAATTCCAAATGGCCATGAAATTATTTCTTTATTTGAAAGTATGTATCCGAAGCATTTGGCGATGGAAGGAGATAAAATTGGTCTACAGATTGGAGCGCTTAATAAACCCGTGCAGCACGTATTGATTGCTTTAGATGTAACGGAGGAAGTTGTGGACGAAGCGATTCAATTAGGGGCGAATGTCATTATTGCGCATCACCCTTTAATTTTTAATCCGTTAAAGGCGATTCATACAGATAAGGCGTACGGAAGAATTATTGAAACGTGTATTAAAAATGACATTGCAGTTTATGCCGCGCATACAAATGTGGATGTTGCTAAGGGCGGAGTAAATGATTTACTTGCTGATGCGTTAGGGTTACAAAATACAGAAGTATTAGCTCCGACATACGCAGAAGAAATGAAAAAAATTGTTGTATTTGTGCCAGTAACTCATGCGGAAGAAGTGCGTAAAGCACTAGGAGACGTAGGCGCTGGTCATATCGGCAATTATAGCCACTGTACGTTTAGTAGTGAGGGAGCAGGCACGTTTGTACCTCAGGAGGGAACAAATCCTTATATCGGGGAAACTGGGCAGTTAGAACGCGTGGAAGAGGTACGTATCGAAACGATTATTCCAGCTTCACTACAAAGAACAGTTATGAAAGCGATGTTAGCAGCTCATCCATACGAAGAAGTGGCTTATGATGTGTATCCGCTTGATAATAAAGGCGAAACATTAGGTCTTGGGAAAATAGGATATTTACAAGAAGAAATGACGCTTGGGCAGTTTGCAGAACATGTGAAACAATCATTAGACGTGAAGGGTGCAAGAGTTGTTGGCAAGTTAGATGATAAAGTGCGTAAAGTCGCTGTACTTGGTGGAGATGGCAACAAATATATAAACCAAGCGAAATTTAAAGGGGCAGATGTATATGTAACAGGTGACATGTATTATCATGTTGCTCATGACGCGATGATGCTCGGTTTAAATATAGTTGACCCAGGACATAACGTTGAAAAAGTAATGAAGCAAGGTGTACAAAAGCAATTGCAAGAAAAAGTGGATGCAAAGAAATTTAATGTACAAATTCATGCTTCGCAGTTACATACGGATCCTTTTACATTTGTATAA
- a CDS encoding tRNA (adenine(22)-N(1))-methyltransferase has protein sequence MNEVKLSKRLEEVVREIPVGSTIADIGSDHAYLPCYTIINNIATKAVAGEVVDGPFRSAQATVAESGLQDKVDVRKGNGLAVITPGEVDVITVAGMGGALIRDILESGKEKLEGVTRLILQPNIAAHHIREWFIENGWELIHEKIVKEDGKIYEILVGERGNIAAPYSDNKQAELFMGPFLIKEKSEAFVEKWEGELKNFQNILKQLERAADSEETKAKRAEVEAKMKMIGEVLS, from the coding sequence ATGAATGAAGTAAAGCTTTCAAAACGATTAGAAGAAGTTGTACGCGAGATTCCAGTAGGATCTACAATTGCTGATATTGGATCAGATCATGCGTATTTACCGTGTTATACAATTATAAATAATATTGCTACAAAAGCAGTTGCAGGAGAAGTTGTAGATGGACCATTTCGATCTGCGCAAGCAACTGTAGCTGAAAGTGGCTTACAAGATAAAGTAGATGTGCGTAAGGGTAATGGATTAGCTGTTATCACACCAGGAGAAGTAGATGTAATTACGGTTGCAGGAATGGGTGGAGCGCTAATTCGTGACATTTTAGAAAGTGGTAAAGAAAAACTAGAAGGTGTAACGCGCTTAATTTTACAGCCGAATATTGCAGCGCATCACATTCGTGAATGGTTTATTGAAAATGGCTGGGAGCTTATCCATGAGAAAATCGTAAAAGAAGACGGAAAGATTTATGAGATTTTAGTTGGGGAACGAGGAAATATTGCAGCACCTTACTCTGATAATAAACAAGCTGAATTATTTATGGGTCCATTTTTAATAAAAGAAAAAAGTGAAGCTTTCGTTGAAAAGTGGGAAGGAGAATTGAAAAACTTCCAAAATATCCTAAAACAATTAGAACGTGCGGCGGATTCTGAAGAGACAAAAGCGAAACGTGCAGAAGTAGAAGCGAAAATGAAAATGATAGGGGAGGTATTATCATGA
- the cccA gene encoding cytochrome c550, whose protein sequence is MKRNPLIPFALIAALGIIVMFVFSFQGLNKSKELADAKNGGKPAQTASKPEDIVKQSCTSCHGDQLQGAVGPNLQKIGGKLSKDEIKEVLSKGKGNMPANIVPADQAAKVADWLSKKK, encoded by the coding sequence ATGAAACGTAATCCGTTGATTCCATTTGCTCTTATTGCAGCACTAGGCATTATCGTTATGTTTGTATTTTCATTTCAGGGGCTAAATAAATCTAAAGAGTTAGCTGATGCAAAAAATGGCGGAAAGCCAGCGCAAACAGCATCAAAGCCAGAGGATATTGTGAAGCAAAGCTGTACGAGCTGCCACGGTGATCAATTACAAGGGGCAGTAGGACCTAATTTACAAAAAATTGGTGGGAAACTTTCAAAGGATGAAATTAAAGAAGTTCTTTCGAAAGGAAAAGGTAACATGCCTGCTAATATAGTTCCAGCTGACCAAGCAGCTAAAGTAGCTGATTGGTTATCGAAGAAAAAATAA
- the rpoD gene encoding RNA polymerase sigma factor RpoD: MADKPARSKQIETDMTLEQVKEQLTELGKKRGVLTYEEIAERMNGFEIESDQMDEYYEYLGEQGIDLVGDNDEGPNTHQITKTEEEFDLNDLSVPPGVKINDPVRMYLKEIGRVDLLSAEEEIRLATRIEEGDEEAKRRLAEANLRLVVSIAKRYVGRGMLFLDLIQEGNMGLIKAVEKFDYRKGFKFSTYATWWIRQAITRAIADQARTIRIPVHMVETINKLIRVQRQLLQDLGREPSPEEIGEEMDLAPEKVREILKIAQEPVSLETPIGEEDDSHLGDFIEDQEATSPADHAAYELLKEQLEDVLDTLTDREENVLRLRFGLDDGRTRTLEEVGKVFGVTRERIRQIEAKALRKLRHPSRSKRLKDFLE, encoded by the coding sequence ATGGCTGACAAACCAGCTCGTTCTAAACAAATTGAAACTGATATGACCCTTGAGCAAGTGAAAGAACAACTCACTGAGCTCGGAAAAAAACGTGGCGTTCTTACATATGAAGAGATTGCAGAACGCATGAATGGATTTGAAATTGAATCCGATCAAATGGATGAATATTATGAATATTTAGGTGAACAAGGAATTGATTTAGTTGGTGACAATGATGAAGGTCCTAATACTCATCAAATCACCAAAACAGAAGAAGAATTTGATTTAAATGATTTAAGTGTACCACCAGGCGTAAAAATCAATGATCCTGTTCGCATGTATTTAAAAGAAATTGGCCGCGTTGACTTACTATCTGCCGAAGAAGAAATTCGACTTGCAACACGTATTGAAGAAGGCGATGAAGAAGCGAAACGCCGACTTGCGGAAGCGAATTTACGTCTTGTAGTAAGTATTGCAAAAAGATATGTGGGCCGAGGTATGCTTTTCTTAGACTTAATTCAAGAAGGTAATATGGGTCTAATTAAAGCGGTTGAGAAATTCGATTATCGTAAAGGGTTTAAATTTAGTACGTATGCAACTTGGTGGATTCGCCAAGCGATTACACGTGCTATTGCAGACCAAGCACGAACAATTCGTATTCCAGTTCATATGGTTGAAACGATTAATAAGTTAATCCGTGTACAGCGTCAATTGTTACAAGATTTAGGACGCGAGCCATCTCCAGAAGAGATTGGTGAAGAGATGGACCTTGCTCCAGAAAAAGTACGCGAAATCTTGAAAATTGCCCAGGAGCCAGTTTCTCTTGAAACACCAATTGGTGAAGAGGATGACTCTCATTTAGGCGACTTTATTGAAGACCAAGAAGCAACATCCCCTGCGGACCATGCAGCGTATGAATTGCTAAAAGAACAATTGGAAGATGTGTTAGATACACTAACAGATCGTGAAGAAAATGTTCTACGTCTTCGTTTTGGTTTAGATGATGGACGAACTCGTACGCTTGAAGAAGTTGGGAAAGTATTCGGCGTAACGAGAGAACGTATCCGTCAAATTGAAGCAAAAGCACTTCGCAAATTAAGACATCCAAGCCGTAGCAAACGTCTAAAGGATTTCTTAGAATAG